One window from the genome of Malus domestica chromosome 01, GDT2T_hap1 encodes:
- the LOC103443757 gene encoding uncharacterized protein isoform X1: MTRSSRHKSSKHSSRDAREYSDSEKDSSLKDRKGKEESGVVRVSKDSSSSEKRKLDLKDGKDSGGGSGNGEYSVDLVSTKRRKERLDDGGSDRWNGGDDDHRRSSEGSKKSLKASGESKSKKRDESVELYAEGGEVKKNSSSSGKGEGRHRDRDRDRDKESIRKEGKEGGGAEREKERDREKERDREREREKKGKDGRTERLVSSDEQRVTAKQVNEKTDLNAWDELESPDSENQIERRMRKRRDDFGDGDKHQDDVEDIIDGLLSYRDDSGRDSRHKDEKRKDERYREKHREDVDKDNKHRDDKQRDERPPKDYASSKSDEKHLKDEKDLIEIQQKRSKIQDGERKVDHDRDRDRNRDRDSYHVRDRDRYHDREREHGWDHGRDRDYDRDWDWDRERERDGDRERDRNHDRDRGRDRDRDGDRDRDRDYDRDYDGSHIDDRSTRYKDSSRGKKRSPDDRDDGSDKSRGMKARYSDLEKKSSIGDRVESDANKGRSQLRQAYVDTKLSVNKRRTSLVSISHGGIDEYRYLNSEDLKYRDSGVEHRSKAMPPKDGSGPTGVSERGSKYRSMEKPNKMDDGHFGELSNDKSSSSKASPLPLMERSPSSSSIDRRYMNRTGVRQSLDIEETGRRSSASVDNRDFSNTEDRLGRDLPSEKPLADDSSPADSSANNRSNQSNLSSLYPPHPNFRVGVDSPFIGSMEEEGRGNSSSRYRRSNDPNLVRGHGNAWRGVPSWNSPVPNGFMHFQHGAPHGGFQGMLPQFPAPTIFGVRPSMDINHSGMPYHMPDAERFSNHLRPLGWQNMMDGSGPSHLHLWDGSNGAFRDETHMYGGAEWDQSRHPMNARGWESGGETWKVHNNDVKRDLPSPAQKDDYLVQAAMDDAVAWKTGQMSLHEDNLDPGVSKTVERRSTVTSPLKEPMPKSSHEKSPGRSKFQSDDVLSLSHYYLSKLDISSELAHPEVYSQCMSILDSERSATVDEDATTHTILEGVRAGLKSSRTLLSSSLFPPLKDFVFQKAMNLYKKQRMETIGFPIIAGGALDIILASDPENMESKDRCGVEKVEGVVLTSDAEMEGARVLTSDVGMADAPLGTALGDGAENLEVPVSSPNHEVQNDTCVPSPILEMAAGDNGGSKAGDPHTIPNGVEIESSEQVKLEVGDANGFSSPGIESLATTTLPAAANDNAISKTKDDNPIDQASTEGAADAVTGPLIIPEGSQKACEALMPGSNESDSVILSRIHHSPESTH, encoded by the exons ATGACGAGGAGTTCaaggcacaaatcaagcaagcaTAGCTCGAGGGATGCCAGGGAGTATTCGGATTCGGAGAAAGATTCGAGCTTAAAGGATCGAAAGGGCAAGGAAGAGAGTGGTGTAGTTAGGGTTTCAAAGGATTCAAGTTCAAGTGAGAAGCGGAAGCTTGATTTAAAGGATGGGAAGGACTCGGGAGGCGGCTCCGGGAATGGGGAATATTCGGTGGATTTAGTATCGACTAAGCGGCGCAAGGAGAGGCTTGATGATGGAGGGAGTGATAGGTGGAATGGAGGCGATGATGATCACCGAAGAAGCAGTGAGGGGTCAAAGAAGTCGTTGAAGGCATCAGGGGAGTCCAAGAGTAAGAAAAGAGATGAGAGTGTGGAATTGTATGCAGAGGGTGGCGAAGTGAAGAAGAATTCTAGTAGTAGTGGAAAGGGTGAAGGGAGGCATAGGGATAGGGATAGGGATAGGGATAAGGAGTCAATTCGAAAGGAGGGCAAGGAAGGTGGTGGAGCAGAGAGGGAGAAGGAAAGGGACAGGGAAAAGGAGAGGGAcagggagagagaaagggaaaagaaaggTAAAGATGGGAGAACCGAGCGATTGGTCAGTAGCGACGAACAACGTGTCACTGCAAAGCAAGTCAATGAAAAAACTG ATTTAAATGCATGGGATGAATTGGAGAGTCCTGACTCAGAGAACCAGATTGAGAGACGAATGAGGAAAAGGAGAGATGATTTTGGTGATGGGGATAAGCATCAAgatgatgtggaagacatcatTGACGGGCTATTATCTTATAGGGATGATTCTGGCAGGGATAGCAGGCATAAAGATGAGAAGCGGAAGGATGAGAGATACAGAGAAAAACATCGGGAAGATGTGGATAAGGACAATAAGCACCGAGATGACAAGCAAAGAGATGAGCGCCCTCCAAAAGATTATGCTAGCAGCAAGTCTGATGAGAAGCATTTAAAGGATGAAAAGGATTTGATAGAAATCCAACAGAAGAGATCCAAGATTCAAGATGGTGAACGCAAAGTAGATCATGATCGCGATCGTGATCGCAATAGGGACCGTGACTCATATCATGTCCGTGATCGCGACCGCTACCATGATCGTGAACGTGAACATGGGTGGGATCATGGTCGTGACCGTGATTATGATCGTGATTGGGATTGGGACCGTGAGCGGGAGCGAGATGGGGACCGCGAGCGAGACCGCAATCATGATCGTGATCGGGGCCGAGACCGTGATAGAGATGGTGATCGAGATCGCGATAGGGATTATGACCGGGACTATGACGGGTCACATATTGATGATCGCAGCACGAGATACAAAGATAGTAGCAGGGGAAAGAAAAGATCTCCGGATGATCGTGATGATGGTAGTGATAAATCCAGAGGTATGAAAGCTCGGTACTCTGACTTGGAAAAAAAGTCATCCATTGGTGATAGAGTTGAGTCAGATGCTAATAAGGGAAGATCTCAGTTGCGGCAAGCTTATGTAGACACTAAATTGAGTGTCAATAAACGCAGGACTTCCCTCGTTTCTATTTCACATGGTGGCATAGATGAGTACag GTATCTAAATTCAGAAGATTTGAAATATAGGGATTCTGGAGTAGAGCATAGGTCCAAAGCAATGCCTCCCAAAGATGGTTCTGGTCCCACTGGAGTTTCAGAAAGAGGTTCCAAGTACAGATCCATGGAGAAACCCAATAAAATGGATGATGGCCATTTCGGCGAGCTGTCAAATGACAAGTCTTCAAGTTCCAAGGCTTCACCCCTGCCCTTGATGGAAAGGTCTCCTTCATCATCAAGTATTGACCGCAGGTACATGAACAGAACTGGTGTCAGGCAGAGTCTTGACATTGAAGAAACAGGTCGAAGAAGCAGTGCTTCAGTGGACAACAGAGATTTCTCTAATACTGAGGATAGACTGGGTCGGGACCTGCCATCAGAGAAGCCTTTGGCAGATGATTCATCCCCAGCTGATTCGTCAGCTAACAATAGAAGTAATCAGAGTAATTTATCTTCTTTGTATCCCCCTCACCCCAATTTTAGGGTCGGAGTTGACAGCCCTTTTATTGGTTCAATGGAAGAAGAAGGTAGAGGTAACTCCAGTTCACGTTACAGGAGGAGTAATGATCCCAATTTGGTTCGAGGGCATGGTAATGCGTGGAGGGGTGTCCCAAGCTGGAATTCACCTGTTCCAAATGGCTTCATGCATTTCCAACATGGGGCACCTCACGGTGGTTTTCAAGGGATGCTACCACAGTTTCCAGCTCCAACAATTTTTGGTGTTAGACCTTCAATGGATATTAACCACTCTGGGATGCCTTATCATATGCCTGACGCTGAgagattttccaatcacttGCGGCCACTTGGGTGGCAGAATATGATGGATGGTTCAGGTCCTTCTCACTTGCATCTATGGGATGGGAGTAATGGTGCCTTTAGGGATGAGACTCACATGTATGGCGGTGCCGAATGGGATCAAAGCAGGCATCCAATGAATGCTCGCGGATGGGAATCTGGTGGTGAGACATGGAAAGTACATAACAATGATGTGAAAAGGGACTTGCCTTCCCCAGCACAGAAAGATGATTATCTTGTGCAGGCTGCCATGGATGATGCTGTGGCTTGGAAGACAGGTCAGATGTCTCTCCATGAGGATAACCTGGATCCTGGAGTTTCGAAAACCGTTGAAAGAAGGTCCACTGTGACCTCTCCTTTAAAGGAGCCTATGCCTAAAAGTAGTCACGAGAAGTCACCTGGCCGCTCTAAATTTCAGAGTGATGATGTCCTCTCTTTAAGTCATTATTATCTTTCCAAGCTTGACATTTCATCAGAACTTGCTCATCCCGAGGTGTATAGCCAGTGTATGAGCATACTGGATAGTGAACGAAGTGCAACTGTTGATGAAGATGCTACTACACATACAATTTTGGAG GGTGTAAGAGCAGGATTGAAATCGTCCAGAACCTTATTAAGTTCCTCACTTTTTCCTCCTTTGAAGGATTTTGTCTTTCAG AAAGCGATGAATCTTTACAAGAAGCAGAGGATGGAAACTATAGGCTTCCCAATTATTGCTGGAGGAGCATTGGATATTATTTTAGCATCTGATCCGGAGAATATGGAATCAAAAGACCGTTGTGGTGTGGAGAAAGTAGAGGGAGTAGTCCTGACTTCTGATGCAGAAATGGAAGGTGCTCGTGTCCTGACTTCTGATGTAGGAATGGCAGATGCTCCTCTTGGCACTGCATTGGGTGATGGTGCTGAGAACCTGGAGGTACCAGTTTCATCTCCGAATCACGAGGTGCAGAACGACACATGCGTCCCTTCTCCTATTTTGGAAATGGCAGCTGGAGATAATGGTGGAAGCAAAGCAGGAGATCCCCATACAATTCCAAATGGGGTGGAAATAGAATCCTCGGAGCAGGTGAAATTAGAGGTCGGCGATGCAAATGGTTTCTCATCACCTGGTATCGAGTCTCTTGCTACCACCACTTTACCTGCAGCTGCCAACGACAATGCGATTAGCAAGACTAAAGATGATAATCCAATTGATCAGGCTTCTACCGAAGGCGCGGCTGATGCAGTAACTGGTCCTTTAATAATACCCGAGGGTTCCCAAAAGGCTTGTGAGGCTTTGATGCCGGGGTCTAATGAGTCTGATTCGGTAATTTTAAGTCGGATACATCATTCTCCTGAAAGTACACATTGA
- the LOC103443757 gene encoding uncharacterized protein isoform X2: MTRSSRHKSSKHSSRDAREYSDSEKDSSLKDRKGKEESGVVRVSKDSSSSEKRKLDLKDGKDSGGGSGNGEYSVDLVSTKRRKERLDDGGSDRWNGGDDDHRRSSEGSKKSLKASGESKSKKRDESVELYAEGGEVKKNSSSSGKGEGRHRDRDRDRDKESIRKEGKEGGGAEREKERDREKERDREREREKKGKDGRTERLVSSDEQRVTAKQVNEKTDLNAWDELESPDSENQIERRMRKRRDDFGDGDKHQDDVEDIIDGLLSYRDDSGRDSRHKDEKRKDERYREKHREDVDKDNKHRDDKQRDERPPKDYASSKSDEKHLKDEKDLIEIQQKRSKIQDGERKVDHDRDRDRNRDRDSYHVRDRDRYHDREREHGWDHGRDRDYDRDWDWDRERERDGDRERDRNHDRDRGRDRDRDGDRDRDRDYDRDYDGSHIDDRSTRYKDSSRGKKRSPDDRDDGSDKSRGMKARYSDLEKKSSIGDRVESDANKGRSQLRQAYVDTKLSVNKRRTSLVSISHGGIDEYRDSGVEHRSKAMPPKDGSGPTGVSERGSKYRSMEKPNKMDDGHFGELSNDKSSSSKASPLPLMERSPSSSSIDRRYMNRTGVRQSLDIEETGRRSSASVDNRDFSNTEDRLGRDLPSEKPLADDSSPADSSANNRSNQSNLSSLYPPHPNFRVGVDSPFIGSMEEEGRGNSSSRYRRSNDPNLVRGHGNAWRGVPSWNSPVPNGFMHFQHGAPHGGFQGMLPQFPAPTIFGVRPSMDINHSGMPYHMPDAERFSNHLRPLGWQNMMDGSGPSHLHLWDGSNGAFRDETHMYGGAEWDQSRHPMNARGWESGGETWKVHNNDVKRDLPSPAQKDDYLVQAAMDDAVAWKTGQMSLHEDNLDPGVSKTVERRSTVTSPLKEPMPKSSHEKSPGRSKFQSDDVLSLSHYYLSKLDISSELAHPEVYSQCMSILDSERSATVDEDATTHTILEGVRAGLKSSRTLLSSSLFPPLKDFVFQKAMNLYKKQRMETIGFPIIAGGALDIILASDPENMESKDRCGVEKVEGVVLTSDAEMEGARVLTSDVGMADAPLGTALGDGAENLEVPVSSPNHEVQNDTCVPSPILEMAAGDNGGSKAGDPHTIPNGVEIESSEQVKLEVGDANGFSSPGIESLATTTLPAAANDNAISKTKDDNPIDQASTEGAADAVTGPLIIPEGSQKACEALMPGSNESDSVILSRIHHSPESTH, encoded by the exons ATGACGAGGAGTTCaaggcacaaatcaagcaagcaTAGCTCGAGGGATGCCAGGGAGTATTCGGATTCGGAGAAAGATTCGAGCTTAAAGGATCGAAAGGGCAAGGAAGAGAGTGGTGTAGTTAGGGTTTCAAAGGATTCAAGTTCAAGTGAGAAGCGGAAGCTTGATTTAAAGGATGGGAAGGACTCGGGAGGCGGCTCCGGGAATGGGGAATATTCGGTGGATTTAGTATCGACTAAGCGGCGCAAGGAGAGGCTTGATGATGGAGGGAGTGATAGGTGGAATGGAGGCGATGATGATCACCGAAGAAGCAGTGAGGGGTCAAAGAAGTCGTTGAAGGCATCAGGGGAGTCCAAGAGTAAGAAAAGAGATGAGAGTGTGGAATTGTATGCAGAGGGTGGCGAAGTGAAGAAGAATTCTAGTAGTAGTGGAAAGGGTGAAGGGAGGCATAGGGATAGGGATAGGGATAGGGATAAGGAGTCAATTCGAAAGGAGGGCAAGGAAGGTGGTGGAGCAGAGAGGGAGAAGGAAAGGGACAGGGAAAAGGAGAGGGAcagggagagagaaagggaaaagaaaggTAAAGATGGGAGAACCGAGCGATTGGTCAGTAGCGACGAACAACGTGTCACTGCAAAGCAAGTCAATGAAAAAACTG ATTTAAATGCATGGGATGAATTGGAGAGTCCTGACTCAGAGAACCAGATTGAGAGACGAATGAGGAAAAGGAGAGATGATTTTGGTGATGGGGATAAGCATCAAgatgatgtggaagacatcatTGACGGGCTATTATCTTATAGGGATGATTCTGGCAGGGATAGCAGGCATAAAGATGAGAAGCGGAAGGATGAGAGATACAGAGAAAAACATCGGGAAGATGTGGATAAGGACAATAAGCACCGAGATGACAAGCAAAGAGATGAGCGCCCTCCAAAAGATTATGCTAGCAGCAAGTCTGATGAGAAGCATTTAAAGGATGAAAAGGATTTGATAGAAATCCAACAGAAGAGATCCAAGATTCAAGATGGTGAACGCAAAGTAGATCATGATCGCGATCGTGATCGCAATAGGGACCGTGACTCATATCATGTCCGTGATCGCGACCGCTACCATGATCGTGAACGTGAACATGGGTGGGATCATGGTCGTGACCGTGATTATGATCGTGATTGGGATTGGGACCGTGAGCGGGAGCGAGATGGGGACCGCGAGCGAGACCGCAATCATGATCGTGATCGGGGCCGAGACCGTGATAGAGATGGTGATCGAGATCGCGATAGGGATTATGACCGGGACTATGACGGGTCACATATTGATGATCGCAGCACGAGATACAAAGATAGTAGCAGGGGAAAGAAAAGATCTCCGGATGATCGTGATGATGGTAGTGATAAATCCAGAGGTATGAAAGCTCGGTACTCTGACTTGGAAAAAAAGTCATCCATTGGTGATAGAGTTGAGTCAGATGCTAATAAGGGAAGATCTCAGTTGCGGCAAGCTTATGTAGACACTAAATTGAGTGTCAATAAACGCAGGACTTCCCTCGTTTCTATTTCACATGGTGGCATAGATGAGTACag GGATTCTGGAGTAGAGCATAGGTCCAAAGCAATGCCTCCCAAAGATGGTTCTGGTCCCACTGGAGTTTCAGAAAGAGGTTCCAAGTACAGATCCATGGAGAAACCCAATAAAATGGATGATGGCCATTTCGGCGAGCTGTCAAATGACAAGTCTTCAAGTTCCAAGGCTTCACCCCTGCCCTTGATGGAAAGGTCTCCTTCATCATCAAGTATTGACCGCAGGTACATGAACAGAACTGGTGTCAGGCAGAGTCTTGACATTGAAGAAACAGGTCGAAGAAGCAGTGCTTCAGTGGACAACAGAGATTTCTCTAATACTGAGGATAGACTGGGTCGGGACCTGCCATCAGAGAAGCCTTTGGCAGATGATTCATCCCCAGCTGATTCGTCAGCTAACAATAGAAGTAATCAGAGTAATTTATCTTCTTTGTATCCCCCTCACCCCAATTTTAGGGTCGGAGTTGACAGCCCTTTTATTGGTTCAATGGAAGAAGAAGGTAGAGGTAACTCCAGTTCACGTTACAGGAGGAGTAATGATCCCAATTTGGTTCGAGGGCATGGTAATGCGTGGAGGGGTGTCCCAAGCTGGAATTCACCTGTTCCAAATGGCTTCATGCATTTCCAACATGGGGCACCTCACGGTGGTTTTCAAGGGATGCTACCACAGTTTCCAGCTCCAACAATTTTTGGTGTTAGACCTTCAATGGATATTAACCACTCTGGGATGCCTTATCATATGCCTGACGCTGAgagattttccaatcacttGCGGCCACTTGGGTGGCAGAATATGATGGATGGTTCAGGTCCTTCTCACTTGCATCTATGGGATGGGAGTAATGGTGCCTTTAGGGATGAGACTCACATGTATGGCGGTGCCGAATGGGATCAAAGCAGGCATCCAATGAATGCTCGCGGATGGGAATCTGGTGGTGAGACATGGAAAGTACATAACAATGATGTGAAAAGGGACTTGCCTTCCCCAGCACAGAAAGATGATTATCTTGTGCAGGCTGCCATGGATGATGCTGTGGCTTGGAAGACAGGTCAGATGTCTCTCCATGAGGATAACCTGGATCCTGGAGTTTCGAAAACCGTTGAAAGAAGGTCCACTGTGACCTCTCCTTTAAAGGAGCCTATGCCTAAAAGTAGTCACGAGAAGTCACCTGGCCGCTCTAAATTTCAGAGTGATGATGTCCTCTCTTTAAGTCATTATTATCTTTCCAAGCTTGACATTTCATCAGAACTTGCTCATCCCGAGGTGTATAGCCAGTGTATGAGCATACTGGATAGTGAACGAAGTGCAACTGTTGATGAAGATGCTACTACACATACAATTTTGGAG GGTGTAAGAGCAGGATTGAAATCGTCCAGAACCTTATTAAGTTCCTCACTTTTTCCTCCTTTGAAGGATTTTGTCTTTCAG AAAGCGATGAATCTTTACAAGAAGCAGAGGATGGAAACTATAGGCTTCCCAATTATTGCTGGAGGAGCATTGGATATTATTTTAGCATCTGATCCGGAGAATATGGAATCAAAAGACCGTTGTGGTGTGGAGAAAGTAGAGGGAGTAGTCCTGACTTCTGATGCAGAAATGGAAGGTGCTCGTGTCCTGACTTCTGATGTAGGAATGGCAGATGCTCCTCTTGGCACTGCATTGGGTGATGGTGCTGAGAACCTGGAGGTACCAGTTTCATCTCCGAATCACGAGGTGCAGAACGACACATGCGTCCCTTCTCCTATTTTGGAAATGGCAGCTGGAGATAATGGTGGAAGCAAAGCAGGAGATCCCCATACAATTCCAAATGGGGTGGAAATAGAATCCTCGGAGCAGGTGAAATTAGAGGTCGGCGATGCAAATGGTTTCTCATCACCTGGTATCGAGTCTCTTGCTACCACCACTTTACCTGCAGCTGCCAACGACAATGCGATTAGCAAGACTAAAGATGATAATCCAATTGATCAGGCTTCTACCGAAGGCGCGGCTGATGCAGTAACTGGTCCTTTAATAATACCCGAGGGTTCCCAAAAGGCTTGTGAGGCTTTGATGCCGGGGTCTAATGAGTCTGATTCGGTAATTTTAAGTCGGATACATCATTCTCCTGAAAGTACACATTGA
- the LOC103443757 gene encoding uncharacterized protein isoform X3 — translation MRKRRDDFGDGDKHQDDVEDIIDGLLSYRDDSGRDSRHKDEKRKDERYREKHREDVDKDNKHRDDKQRDERPPKDYASSKSDEKHLKDEKDLIEIQQKRSKIQDGERKVDHDRDRDRNRDRDSYHVRDRDRYHDREREHGWDHGRDRDYDRDWDWDRERERDGDRERDRNHDRDRGRDRDRDGDRDRDRDYDRDYDGSHIDDRSTRYKDSSRGKKRSPDDRDDGSDKSRGMKARYSDLEKKSSIGDRVESDANKGRSQLRQAYVDTKLSVNKRRTSLVSISHGGIDEYRYLNSEDLKYRDSGVEHRSKAMPPKDGSGPTGVSERGSKYRSMEKPNKMDDGHFGELSNDKSSSSKASPLPLMERSPSSSSIDRRYMNRTGVRQSLDIEETGRRSSASVDNRDFSNTEDRLGRDLPSEKPLADDSSPADSSANNRSNQSNLSSLYPPHPNFRVGVDSPFIGSMEEEGRGNSSSRYRRSNDPNLVRGHGNAWRGVPSWNSPVPNGFMHFQHGAPHGGFQGMLPQFPAPTIFGVRPSMDINHSGMPYHMPDAERFSNHLRPLGWQNMMDGSGPSHLHLWDGSNGAFRDETHMYGGAEWDQSRHPMNARGWESGGETWKVHNNDVKRDLPSPAQKDDYLVQAAMDDAVAWKTGQMSLHEDNLDPGVSKTVERRSTVTSPLKEPMPKSSHEKSPGRSKFQSDDVLSLSHYYLSKLDISSELAHPEVYSQCMSILDSERSATVDEDATTHTILEGVRAGLKSSRTLLSSSLFPPLKDFVFQKAMNLYKKQRMETIGFPIIAGGALDIILASDPENMESKDRCGVEKVEGVVLTSDAEMEGARVLTSDVGMADAPLGTALGDGAENLEVPVSSPNHEVQNDTCVPSPILEMAAGDNGGSKAGDPHTIPNGVEIESSEQVKLEVGDANGFSSPGIESLATTTLPAAANDNAISKTKDDNPIDQASTEGAADAVTGPLIIPEGSQKACEALMPGSNESDSVILSRIHHSPESTH, via the exons ATGAGGAAAAGGAGAGATGATTTTGGTGATGGGGATAAGCATCAAgatgatgtggaagacatcatTGACGGGCTATTATCTTATAGGGATGATTCTGGCAGGGATAGCAGGCATAAAGATGAGAAGCGGAAGGATGAGAGATACAGAGAAAAACATCGGGAAGATGTGGATAAGGACAATAAGCACCGAGATGACAAGCAAAGAGATGAGCGCCCTCCAAAAGATTATGCTAGCAGCAAGTCTGATGAGAAGCATTTAAAGGATGAAAAGGATTTGATAGAAATCCAACAGAAGAGATCCAAGATTCAAGATGGTGAACGCAAAGTAGATCATGATCGCGATCGTGATCGCAATAGGGACCGTGACTCATATCATGTCCGTGATCGCGACCGCTACCATGATCGTGAACGTGAACATGGGTGGGATCATGGTCGTGACCGTGATTATGATCGTGATTGGGATTGGGACCGTGAGCGGGAGCGAGATGGGGACCGCGAGCGAGACCGCAATCATGATCGTGATCGGGGCCGAGACCGTGATAGAGATGGTGATCGAGATCGCGATAGGGATTATGACCGGGACTATGACGGGTCACATATTGATGATCGCAGCACGAGATACAAAGATAGTAGCAGGGGAAAGAAAAGATCTCCGGATGATCGTGATGATGGTAGTGATAAATCCAGAGGTATGAAAGCTCGGTACTCTGACTTGGAAAAAAAGTCATCCATTGGTGATAGAGTTGAGTCAGATGCTAATAAGGGAAGATCTCAGTTGCGGCAAGCTTATGTAGACACTAAATTGAGTGTCAATAAACGCAGGACTTCCCTCGTTTCTATTTCACATGGTGGCATAGATGAGTACag GTATCTAAATTCAGAAGATTTGAAATATAGGGATTCTGGAGTAGAGCATAGGTCCAAAGCAATGCCTCCCAAAGATGGTTCTGGTCCCACTGGAGTTTCAGAAAGAGGTTCCAAGTACAGATCCATGGAGAAACCCAATAAAATGGATGATGGCCATTTCGGCGAGCTGTCAAATGACAAGTCTTCAAGTTCCAAGGCTTCACCCCTGCCCTTGATGGAAAGGTCTCCTTCATCATCAAGTATTGACCGCAGGTACATGAACAGAACTGGTGTCAGGCAGAGTCTTGACATTGAAGAAACAGGTCGAAGAAGCAGTGCTTCAGTGGACAACAGAGATTTCTCTAATACTGAGGATAGACTGGGTCGGGACCTGCCATCAGAGAAGCCTTTGGCAGATGATTCATCCCCAGCTGATTCGTCAGCTAACAATAGAAGTAATCAGAGTAATTTATCTTCTTTGTATCCCCCTCACCCCAATTTTAGGGTCGGAGTTGACAGCCCTTTTATTGGTTCAATGGAAGAAGAAGGTAGAGGTAACTCCAGTTCACGTTACAGGAGGAGTAATGATCCCAATTTGGTTCGAGGGCATGGTAATGCGTGGAGGGGTGTCCCAAGCTGGAATTCACCTGTTCCAAATGGCTTCATGCATTTCCAACATGGGGCACCTCACGGTGGTTTTCAAGGGATGCTACCACAGTTTCCAGCTCCAACAATTTTTGGTGTTAGACCTTCAATGGATATTAACCACTCTGGGATGCCTTATCATATGCCTGACGCTGAgagattttccaatcacttGCGGCCACTTGGGTGGCAGAATATGATGGATGGTTCAGGTCCTTCTCACTTGCATCTATGGGATGGGAGTAATGGTGCCTTTAGGGATGAGACTCACATGTATGGCGGTGCCGAATGGGATCAAAGCAGGCATCCAATGAATGCTCGCGGATGGGAATCTGGTGGTGAGACATGGAAAGTACATAACAATGATGTGAAAAGGGACTTGCCTTCCCCAGCACAGAAAGATGATTATCTTGTGCAGGCTGCCATGGATGATGCTGTGGCTTGGAAGACAGGTCAGATGTCTCTCCATGAGGATAACCTGGATCCTGGAGTTTCGAAAACCGTTGAAAGAAGGTCCACTGTGACCTCTCCTTTAAAGGAGCCTATGCCTAAAAGTAGTCACGAGAAGTCACCTGGCCGCTCTAAATTTCAGAGTGATGATGTCCTCTCTTTAAGTCATTATTATCTTTCCAAGCTTGACATTTCATCAGAACTTGCTCATCCCGAGGTGTATAGCCAGTGTATGAGCATACTGGATAGTGAACGAAGTGCAACTGTTGATGAAGATGCTACTACACATACAATTTTGGAG GGTGTAAGAGCAGGATTGAAATCGTCCAGAACCTTATTAAGTTCCTCACTTTTTCCTCCTTTGAAGGATTTTGTCTTTCAG AAAGCGATGAATCTTTACAAGAAGCAGAGGATGGAAACTATAGGCTTCCCAATTATTGCTGGAGGAGCATTGGATATTATTTTAGCATCTGATCCGGAGAATATGGAATCAAAAGACCGTTGTGGTGTGGAGAAAGTAGAGGGAGTAGTCCTGACTTCTGATGCAGAAATGGAAGGTGCTCGTGTCCTGACTTCTGATGTAGGAATGGCAGATGCTCCTCTTGGCACTGCATTGGGTGATGGTGCTGAGAACCTGGAGGTACCAGTTTCATCTCCGAATCACGAGGTGCAGAACGACACATGCGTCCCTTCTCCTATTTTGGAAATGGCAGCTGGAGATAATGGTGGAAGCAAAGCAGGAGATCCCCATACAATTCCAAATGGGGTGGAAATAGAATCCTCGGAGCAGGTGAAATTAGAGGTCGGCGATGCAAATGGTTTCTCATCACCTGGTATCGAGTCTCTTGCTACCACCACTTTACCTGCAGCTGCCAACGACAATGCGATTAGCAAGACTAAAGATGATAATCCAATTGATCAGGCTTCTACCGAAGGCGCGGCTGATGCAGTAACTGGTCCTTTAATAATACCCGAGGGTTCCCAAAAGGCTTGTGAGGCTTTGATGCCGGGGTCTAATGAGTCTGATTCGGTAATTTTAAGTCGGATACATCATTCTCCTGAAAGTACACATTGA